A single region of the Nitrosomonas sp. Is79A3 genome encodes:
- a CDS encoding D-Ala-D-Ala carboxypeptidase family metallohydrolase yields the protein MDLNTKLSPHFTLKELIRSDKAAQLGIDNTPPEEVINPLIIVCCRILEPVRNHFQKPFSPNSGYRCSELNQALRGSKTSQHMFGQAVDFEIPGVSNYEVAKWISANLTYDQLILENYESGKPNSGWVHCSLISGQNRMQLLTINGSNRREGLIA from the coding sequence ATGGATCTGAATACCAAATTATCGCCACATTTCACGCTAAAAGAATTAATACGTTCCGATAAAGCAGCGCAGCTTGGCATAGACAATACGCCGCCCGAAGAGGTGATTAATCCGTTAATCATTGTGTGTTGCCGGATCTTAGAGCCAGTGCGCAATCACTTTCAAAAACCATTTTCTCCCAATAGCGGGTATCGGTGTTCTGAACTTAATCAGGCGTTGCGTGGAAGCAAAACATCACAGCACATGTTCGGGCAGGCGGTGGATTTCGAGATACCTGGGGTATCGAATTATGAGGTGGCAAAGTGGATATCAGCAAATCTTACTTACGATCAATTGATCCTTGAGAACTACGAATCCGGCAAGCCAAATTCAGGATGGGTGCATTGCTCACTTATTAGCGGCCAGAACAGGATGCAGCTATTAACTATCAATGGAAGCAATAGGCGAGAAGGATTAATCGCTTAA